The region GTTGTGGATTTCTTTTGTATTCTGCACGATTCAATGAATAAGGTAGATTGATGTTCTTGAAATTCTATCATGGTATTTTCATTAAGCAGTGATTTCGCTTTCTGTGATTCGGTTTATACTGTTTCTGCATCTTTGTGTTTAATTTTTTTTGTTAAATGTGGCAGGTATAACGATTGTTTAATAAACGTTTTGTGGCTTTGTTGCTTCTGTCCACGATTGCAATAAATGTGGCTGTTTTTGCCAAGTCCAGCGGAATGAAAGCCGCTTATAATGCCGTTGTTGCCGAATTGAATGGCGCTTCTGCAAATCTTTTGCCTGCAACCGGTACGGTAGAATTGGCCTTTAGCCCTAAGGGCGGGGCAACTGATGCTGTGGTGAATGCGATCAGGGAAGCCAGACGAAGTATTCTGGTTCAGGCCTATAGCTTTACCAGTGCACCGATAGCCAAAGCGCTGGTTGATGCGAAGGCACGAGGCGTAGATGTGAAAGTGATCCTGGATAAAAGCCAGAATTCAGAAAAATATTCTTCAGCTTCATTTATCGCCAATCATGATATTCCTGTGCGAATCGATTCACTGCATGCCATTGCGCATAACAAGATTATTATTTGCGATGAAATCAATGTGGTAACAGGTTCATTCAACTTTACCAAGGCGGCAGAAGAAAAGAATGCGGAGAATGTGCTGGTTTTGCGTGGAAATGAAGCACTTGCAAAGCAGTATGTGAATAACTGGCAAGTGCATTGGGCGCACTCTCAGGAATTTATGCGGCGCTTTTGATGTTTTATTTTAAGGGTTTGTTGTGCGGATACGTCTAGCGTATTTCATCTTGATGAACATGCCTTTGAGTTTTGTTGCATTAGCCATTTCTTCGACGCGGGTGATTAAGAATATTTTGGGTATGCAATTTGTCTTGATTTCATCTGGTAATTTTATGCTCTTTCATCATATCGAAACTGGAATACTGCCATTACACGCTATGCATTGGTCGGTATACGGTTGCTGTGGGAAATCGAAGTAAAATAGTGGCTGGCTGCGAAATGATGCAGCCAGTTGTTATCTTAGTGCAGTATTAAGTTGCAGCTGGCGCGTCCATGGGTGTTCTTTTTTCCATCACTGCAGCAAAGAAGCCATCAGTGGCGTGAACAGCAGGGTTGAGTCGCAAATATTCGCCGGTATCAACCGCAATTTGTTGCTGAGCGAGAATTTCTGCACAATTTTTCAGCTCGAAATCAGGGTGAGCTGCGAGGAAGGCTTCAACAATCCCTTCGTTTTCTTCTTTCAAAATACTGCAGGTGGCATAAACCAGTCGTCCACCCGTTTTGAGTAGCTTGGAGGCGCTGGTAAGAATAGCGGCTTGTTTTACTTTAAGCTCTTCGATGGCTTCAGGCGTTTGGCGCCATTTTAGATCAGGGTTGCGGCGCAGTGTTCCCAGCCCGCTACAAGGCGCATCGACCAATACGCGGTCGATTTTCCCATGCAGCCGTTTTACTTTGCTGTCATTTTCATTGTTGATCAGTTGAGGGTGCAAATTACTTAAGCCCGAACGTTTGAGACGTGGTTTAAGGTTGTTCAGTCGCTTCTCAGACACATCAAAAGCATAGATGCGCCCCTGTGATTTCATGAGTGCGCCAAGCAACAGTGTTTTTCCCCCGGCACCTGCACAAAAGTCAACGATCATTTCCTGACGCTTTGGCCCGACAATAAAGCCGAGTAATTGGCTGCCTTCGTCCTGAATTTCTATTTTGCCTTCCAGAAAAAGCGGATGCTTGTTGATGGCAGGCTTTGCTTTAAGGCGGATGCCGATAGGAGAGAATGGTGTGGGTTGGGCTTCAATGCCATCTTTGCTTAAAACTTCCAGTACTTCATCACGATTTGCGAGCACGGTATTGACGCGAATATCCAGAGAAGCAGGTTGTTGCATAGAACGCGCCAGCGTCATGATCTCTTTATCGTCCATGAAGCTTTGTAATTTTTCAACCAGCCAGTCAGGAAAATCCGCCTGGATTGCGAGCGGCAGAGAATCA is a window of Sulfurirhabdus autotrophica DNA encoding:
- a CDS encoding phospholipase D family nuclease, with the translated sequence MFNKRFVALLLLSTIAINVAVFAKSSGMKAAYNAVVAELNGASANLLPATGTVELAFSPKGGATDAVVNAIREARRSILVQAYSFTSAPIAKALVDAKARGVDVKVILDKSQNSEKYSSASFIANHDIPVRIDSLHAIAHNKIIICDEINVVTGSFNFTKAAEEKNAENVLVLRGNEALAKQYVNNWQVHWAHSQEFMRRF
- a CDS encoding RsmB/NOP family class I SAM-dependent RNA methyltransferase — its product is MPLYPEQLELAVAALRFILPLREPADVTLSRFFRENPKLGLNDRAFIAETVFGILRRKRFLETITGKPTPRLLLLAYLARLQGMNMRELEPYLQGDEGDRIKEIKAVSTDSLPLAIQADFPDWLVEKLQSFMDDKEIMTLARSMQQPASLDIRVNTVLANRDEVLEVLSKDGIEAQPTPFSPIGIRLKAKPAINKHPLFLEGKIEIQDEGSQLLGFIVGPKRQEMIVDFCAGAGGKTLLLGALMKSQGRIYAFDVSEKRLNNLKPRLKRSGLSNLHPQLINNENDSKVKRLHGKIDRVLVDAPCSGLGTLRRNPDLKWRQTPEAIEELKVKQAAILTSASKLLKTGGRLVYATCSILKEENEGIVEAFLAAHPDFELKNCAEILAQQQIAVDTGEYLRLNPAVHATDGFFAAVMEKRTPMDAPAAT